CCGCAGGGCGGGATGaggccgggcagcgccgcccgGTGCGGGGCCCTCGCAGGCACATCCCCGGCCTCACGGGGAGGCTGCGGCTCTTTGGGGACGCCAGGGCATGgcaaggagctgggggtgccctgAGGAGGAGCTCCCTTTGTGTCCGCAGCCCAGCCCCGCGCAGGCACTGCCATCTGCAGGCAGAGCCGCGGGccggctccggccccgccgcacCGCGACCCCCGAGCCCCCGGCAGGACCGGCCACTGTCCCCAGCGGACCGACCACCGCACATGCCCCGGCACCGAGCCCCTGCTGCAGCGGGACCTCCATCCGAGAGCAGCCCTCACGAAACACACGGAGAAAAGGGCAGCGGCCTCTCCGCCCCTCTGCCCGAGCAGCCGGACCGGAGCTGAGCTCACACCTGGCTGCGCAGGAGGTGCAGAGACCCCAGCAAAGCAACACCCTGTGCACACATCCCTCGCACGGAACAGTATCAGCAGCACCCTCCCCATTAGAAAGGGGGCTCCACGTTTTGAACGCAGTAAGGAAATTGCTCGTAAGGTGTTCCCTGGAGGCCCAGGCTGGCCTGTGGGAGAGGAGGATTCCTGTCACCCCTCTAAGCAAGCGGCACTCGCAGTTCCACTCGCAGCTCACGCTGGCACAGCCCACGGGGGACACACATCCCACTCATTCACTCCCAGTTTGTGCTGCTTGAACAGCGTGGCCACAAAACTGTCCCCATAAAACTCTGCCTGTGCCAAGGAGGTTTCCTGGCAACAGGCAGAGAtgtgccagcagggagagaCCCCTGCTATAACCTTCTCTGGCACAAGATGGTCAAGATCATGTCTTTCAACTAGCCCTGCCTCCAAAAGGGAGCCCTTATCCCAGGTGGTTCCATCTATGGGGTCTTCACCCTcctgagaaggaaggaaagcatCCCCCAGGGTCACAGGAACGAGACACAGGACACTCCACGCCAcagaggggatttttcagaagcatttatttccctgctgacactggggctgcagagggcagcggctccctgagctgccccGTGCTGCAGAAACATCACCCCCTCAATCACAACAATCCATGGACGGTCGGTGTCTGAGCGGTAAGACCTTCCAGCACCTCCCTTACACAGACCTACAGCACTGGGACATTCACCTGCTAGGGACACCACTTAAAAGGACTTAAAATCATTATAGTAATTAGAATAAAGCAACCTACAAAGTAACACTTAGAGGCATCATGCAGAAACCGGATTACTTTAGACTATGTGGCAGCTCAGAGTTGCTGGGTTCATCGGTGGACGAGTGCTTGACTGCATTCTGCCAGTCCAACAAGGTGCCAAGCTGGGCAGCATTCCCAGACAGGACAACAGCTGTGCTTCCCATCCCGTGGCAGGAAACACTTCCAGGTCACAGTTTATACATCCAGAACTACACAAGGTTATGTGCTTATAAAAGGTGCTGGGAAGTCCTGACACTTCCTTCTGTGACACCACCTGCTTCCTCTACCAAGTGGCAGACATTTGAGTGCAGCAGAGTGCCTGAGttgtggggtttcttttttctctctctcctttttggtttttttttaataaaaccaaaatctgCTAAAATGTTATTCTCAGCACAGgtggaccaaaaaaaaattattaaaaaaaatcacattacaCTGGTGATATAGAGATTGGCCCATAAGAAAGAAGAAGCTCTATACTACTGCCCCATAATGAGTTTTTCTTCACCTACAGTTTCAACTTCCCAAGTGAGGTAGGGAGAAGATGACCACGGGTAAAAGAGGTGGTGTTTCTAAAGGATTTCACTGTTTTGAAGTTATCTTAATCCTTCATGTAGTGTTCTTTACAGGAACACTGCCTTTTCTTCACAACAACATtcagagttttggttttttggttgttttgggtgagggaaagagggagaaagaaaacaaggatcCCAGAGATGAAATGCTGGCAGTTTTGACACATTTTGGAAGGAAAGCACAGTtataaaaaggaaggaaataatgtAGTGAATCTGCAGCTAGAAGGGAAAAATAGAGAGTGCTGACATAGTTTGCACTGTGCCCGTTCCAACGGCATTGAATTACACACCCTGTTCATGTGGAAACATACTGTCACACACAGCTGTCAGGAGAGGGAGAGTGGACACTTAAAACGTGGAGTTTAACTTTGCAGAACCAGTTAATACAGAAGCCTTCCACTGCCCCTCCTAGTACTGGACAGAATGTGTTTTAAGGCATAGTTTAACATCCATTTCTTCCTAAAGCAATTTAAAGTGTAACAAGCCAGGATGTCAGACACAAAACACTCAACAGGTATTCTGACAGAGGTGAAAGCTGGTTTATGTACAGTGAAATACTTGCCTGCAAACAGGGGAgtcttgaaaaagaaagaaagaaaaagaactgcaGACCCAGATtctaaaaaagcaaacattacCAACACAAGGAATGTTCATTAGAGTCCAGTTCCCACTAGAGCTACTCAGCAGGAGGATGTACAATATGATTATGCTAAACAGCACTGATTGACTGTTCCCAGAGTGCCCCGGGAGGGGGAAGAACCTTGGGAGGCCAAATTCTGCAGTATCCCAGTGCAAACTgcctcagaggaaaagcctGCACTCAACAAGCCTTCACACCTATTGTTAGGCTCCACTAAGAGATGCAGTAGCCAGGTGTCACCTAACAACTCCAGGACACTCCTGCGAAGGTGATGGTCCTGTGTGGATTCTAATGCACATCCCCCATGAGCAGTGTCCTGCACACATTCACCTGCCAGGCCACTGGCTTTCCCTCTTCCATGGCTGGGCCAGCTCACAGCCACCAGAACCTCACATAGACAATCAGCATGATGAAGAACACGGCTACGGCCGCCAGCTTGGCGTACGTGGAGCGCATGTTCAGGTACTTGGCGTCCTGGCGGTACTTCTTGGACAAACTGGACAAGTTGTTGGCCTTGGAATCAAGAGCTGTTcaagggaaaggggagagggtTTAGGTTTAACTGAGCATTCCCCAAATGTTACATTAAGTGTACAAGTttctctggagcagctggaagcacagcagTTTCACGTGGcagtgtgccctgtgccccctgtgcccagggcttgTCCTGCTGGGATGAGAGCTGTCcgagctggagaggggctggcgtcccccacagcagcaccagcacccgCCAGCTGTTTCAGAACACAGCTGATCCAGCTGGAACACCCACTGGGTTCACTGCTTTTCTCAGCAGGGTCAAGCGTTTCCCTCAGGACGCTCTGCccacccagctgccccaggagaCAGCACTGTGTGCCAAACCCTGGCCACTCCCAGTACCTGACAGGGCCTCTCCTCGCTGTAGGACCTCCTCAATGTTGGCCACCATAATCCTCtgcacatcctgcagctctgtgttgaTGGAGCCCAGGTTCCTCCTCGCCCGGCTATCAATGTAGAGCTTCTTGGTTTTCTGGATGTAGGTGTCTGGAAGGAGACAGGGCTGTCAGGGGGAGTCTCACctagcacagagctgcctggctgcaggagtggGAGCACTGCTGCGACAGCCAGAAGACTACACGCAAATATTCACTTGAATGAGGCCAAAGACTAAAAGTAGGAAATCTGAATCTAAGGACATGCACCACTTCCATACCACTTCTCTATTCTCCTGCTCAGAACACCCATGTCTCTAGTGCCAAGGAGAATTTGAGCTGTCAATTCCACAGGACAAGCTGCAGAGAATCCCATGGCCACTGCTCCCTCCCAGATGGAAGTTTCCTGACTAGCCACAGGGAGAGGGACCTCACCAAACTCGATGAAGGAATAGGGCCTGGAGACTGTTGGAACCTTCTTGCCATGCTGCTCATCAAACTCTGAGTGCAAGTCTTCCAGGTATGCAAAGGCCAGCTTCTTGGGGAATCCAGCTTCACACAGGACCAGGTAACACACTCCTTTCTCGATGATGTAGCTAAAAGAATGGCAGACAGAGCATTAATCAATCAATTTTGAACCTATCCTGTCAAACACCACCCTGCACGCCTCTATTCCTATGAGGTGATGAGAACTGGGTACAAGAACTTCTGCTTTTCTATGTCTGGATCAAGTGTAAACCTTTCTGCAAAGCAATGGCTTATCTTTTCTTTagccaaaataaattttcttgtAGCCTCAGACCCTACACCCATGCCAACAGTCCTGGGCTTTGACTTCAGCTGAACAAAAGCTGGTCTGTGAATACCATTAGCTTAACAAAATACGAGCAACAAAAGAGTTGTAATTTTGGAGTATAAAAAAGAGAACACCCTGCAGTCAGGAGGAGGGGCAGCACAAGAAAGTTTGCCAGCAGAGTAGAGGGGAAGGTGGCCAACACATCTCTaaggggcagcacagccaagtACCTGAGGCCCAGGAATGGGAAGCTGAGGCACTGACATGAGGAGACACACACAGGAGTTTGGTCTCAGTGAGCTGGGAAGGCACCCAGTCCCTGCCAGCTGTCCCTCTCCATTTCAGAGAGCTGGCTATCCCCTTCCTCACCCCCACCAGCCTGCTGGAGGCGTGCTGCCCTGCACATGCATCACcacaggggcagctggggaggggcacTGCTGCTAGGTGGGTGCTGGTGACCTTACAGGCTCACCATGGGTGGGTGTGACCATGCCACCAGTTCTCCAAAGAACACAGTGACACTCATGCTGCTGTGTAAAGCTGCTTGGTTTGCCCCCTAGCTGAGGGCAAAGGGGTCCTCTTCTCACCCACCACCAACCCTGAGATTATTTAGGCTTCACTTTGTCACTCTGCTGCTCCACATTCCCAACTGAATTTTCCTCCTCACTTAgccaatataaaaataaaggctACAATACTCCCACCAAAAGCAAGGGGGTGGAGACAGTAAACAGCCCTGTAAACACTTTTGAATGCTTATCTATATTCTTCAGGGTGGAGTGTGAATGCTACTTTTAGGTTACCTTCCTTTGACTTTCTGCATAATGCCATTAAGCATTAGTCTGGTTAGCATAAAGATTAGCAGTGTACTAAAGAAAAGATCCAGTCCTGAGGGCACTGTAGTAAAATAAGCAGCTTAAAATTTTGTTAGTAGACACATCAGGCTTACAAAACAACTTCACCCCACTTCCCACTGTTTTTCCAGATACCCCAGCAGGGCCATGTCCTTTAAATTAGCCATCCTGACCTTGTTCCTGGGCTCAGGACTATCCATTCCTCTTGCCTCTATATGGCCCATGTGTGAACCCTGGCAGCCTTCAAACAACAACAGATTCACCCCAACCAGAAGAAGAAACTCCAGCTGCCATCATCCATTCCACAGTATTTCCCCATGTGCCCGTGGCCTTTGGTCCTTTTTATGTTCCTCAGCTTGGACTGCATCACTTCCCTTACCCCTGGAGACCTGCTTGCCACATCGGGGTTGCTAAAGATCATCACCCAGAGCTTGATTTAGCCACTGCCATGATGAGTAAGACTTGAGCAAATCTATTGAAATGAGGAGAACCAGTGTCAGAAGGGAAttctggcagcactgctggagcagcactctCCAGGTGAGAGCACTCTGAGGAACAtgtccctgttcctgctctgtttatctctgcctggagctcttcagctgcatttcccaCTTGCTTCTCCCTGGTGTGATATTCAGGGTGCTGGGTTTAAAGTTGGTCTGGCAGCACCACAGGGAGCCAGCTCACCTCGCTCTGCCCCAGATTCAGACAATTTTGTCAACTTCAGACCAGAGTTCCTGCACAGCTGAGCCTCTCAGTTTCATACTTTGTGTGCACCTCCAAGCTTCAGCACAGCACCTGGCTGCATGTCCTCACACAAGGGGCAGATGTGGCCACTTGCCACTGTTAACTCTGCTCTGAGTGCAGCCAGCAGGCCTCCTGTAATCACACTGGGCATTTTGAGAGAGAAAAGCTTTATCCTGGTAACAGTGGCAAAGGCCAAGGGTTGCTTTTAAATGACAGGTAGGAGTCACTTCAGCCATTCATCAGGCAAAGGTCACCTGCTccctgagagcacagcagagctgtcgGTGCTCCTGTagctgcacagccccagtgctgctgctgcaaggctgacacagctcctgcagctgcaacCTTGGCACAGCAGTTGGCAGAAATCACCCAAGGGCTCACAATTTTAACTTCAAGCTCCAGGAAGGCTCGGCTCTGCTTTGAACTGATGAAGCTGAAGATGttcagcagcacctcagcagaACAGCTTCACCCCACTCCCCAGCAAtaccctgggctgtgctgctgactcCCCCCAGAGCTGAATGCTCTGTCCTGCTTtgtgctgccctcagcactCACAGCTCTGGTCTGGCACAAGAAGATTGGtgagcagcctggccatggGTCAGCGTTATTTCAGACTAAATCTCAAATTCCCCTGtcagctcccctccctgcagaggaAAGTTTCTGACCTGAAATTGCTCTTTCCACACAGGTCCTGCTGTAATGTCCCACCTCAAAGGAGGCAGAAGcaagtgctctgcagcagcagctgtcagtGGCCAGCAAAACCCATCCAGGGACTAACTGAGGCCAGGAGGAGGAACactcctgtcccagccaggtAACCTGGCTGCTCCTTTGGGACAGCTGCCCAAACAGGCCTGCCCAAGCCCTCCCTCctctcacagctgctgtcaGTACAGCCACACTAAGAGGCTTTGATTTCCTGGGCAAGTGTTGCCACCTTCCCTGCTTGCATCATGGAGGTAACTCAAGAAGGGATTTACTGGGATCTACACAGGCTCTTTCCCAAGGCTTCACTGCCAGGCAGAGCTACACCCATGCTGTGCCAAGGGGACACTCAGAAACGAGGCAGCTTTTAAATTCTGTGAAGATTTAacttcaggaaaagcagcagctagCACTTAACTCCAGCAACAACACCCAAGTCCAGCAGGAGATAAGGGTGGCCAGGCTAGGCAGGGCCATGCTCTGACACTGTAACTCCCTATCAAAGGCAGCCAGAAGCccagagaaaagatttttttataaatcttGTCGCAGTTAGCAGACAAACGACAACCACAAGAAAAGCATCACCCCAAACCTCACGGTTTTTGCCAGAGATTGCCCATCCAAAAACCTCCTGTTTTCATCTCTTCACACCCCTGAATCTCTGAAGAAAGGGTCAGGGTGGGAGGTTTTGCTCCCGTTGCTGGAGCAGAGGCCCAAAGCCAACCTTGCCCTGCATTCAAAGGCCACGTCCCCCTCACAGACACACACCCTGCCACAGAGGGATCCTGCTGAGGGTGGCACCGTGGGGATGCTGGCAcacccctgccacagctgcacagctctgcctggagagcTCACCTGGCCCCTGAGCCCTCCAACAGCCACTCCTGTCACGGCACAATGCTGATTCCCACAGGATCCTGACCAAGTGCCAGGCAATGACATGGCACAGCAAGAGGCATTTCCCTCCTCACACACGGCCTTCCCTGCCTTCCAACTCCCCCTCTGTTCACCCTGCTATTGAGGAGCAAGGATGTCTGAGCTCTGCAAGATTTCCTTGTTTCATACCCAAGCTCTCTTGCTCTCTTCCATACTACTGGAAAATGCCAAAAGTGCTTTCAGGTCAAGAGCTCCCAAAGAGTTAAGGAAATTCATTAAACACACCCAACAAATCTAGCAACAATAAGATTGAATTTACTGGATGAGAGAAAGAAGTCTGTCAGGTATTAAgacaacaataataaaaatattcagagatGCTCGATGTGCTTGTAAT
This Camarhynchus parvulus chromosome 8, STF_HiC, whole genome shotgun sequence DNA region includes the following protein-coding sequences:
- the SEC22B gene encoding vesicle-trafficking protein SEC22b — its product is MVLLTMIARVADGLPLAASMQEDEQSGRDLQQYQSQAKQLFRKLNEQSPTRCTLEAGAMAFHYIIEKGVCYLVLCEAGFPKKLAFAYLEDLHSEFDEQHGKKVPTVSRPYSFIEFDTYIQKTKKLYIDSRARRNLGSINTELQDVQRIMVANIEEVLQRGEALSALDSKANNLSSLSKKYRQDAKYLNMRSTYAKLAAVAVFFIMLIVYVRFWWL